The nucleotide sequence AATGGATGAATTAAGAAATTCCAACAGTCTTTGaaccattttgtgtgtgtgtgtgtgtgtgtgtgtgtgtgtgtaactgcaTTGTCAAACCACATAAATATAACCTTTCACAGTAGAACTAGGCACTGAGAATATACCTTTTCTAAAGATAAGAATAATTGGCAAGCACTGACATTtccttattaaatataaatttgggTCTTCTCACTCTTGTTATGCCAGAATAAATTACAGATTATTTCATCAAACTTTGTGCTAAGATGCAAATCTTAAAGGTGATCATGATCTGTGACCAAGATTCTATTCAAAAAGAATGGAAATCATCAACATACCTATgcacagtgaaaaaaattaaaacattatgtTAAGAAACAGAACACTAGCTAAATGCCAAATTGAAATGacttaagaatcttcctgcaaggcGTTTAATCTTCATACCCCCAGGACCAAGCATAAAATATGCACAATAATGTTTGTTGGCTGGAtgaggaataaataaaacttaaaaaaaatttaaaaatctttcttcagaaaaatgtctgttttacCCTTACTTTAGGGCATTTCTACAAAAATTTTACAGTGTGTTActtttcacaagctagcaaaaaGCAGTCGTGACAGTATAAATATTTCCCTGAATCCAGCAGACTTGAAAGCAGGGTATTAACTCTGTTGTTAGTGCTTTGACAGAGAgtaaatttttctgttttgtaactgCGTGGCTGACGGGAGGGCATAGGTTCTGGATTTGTGGTTTTAGGAGCTGGTTACAGTTTCTTTTAACCATTCCACTCAAGGTGTGATTCTCATTCACTAAGTTAAGAACTATGGCCCTAGAAGATGTTATGAAAAGActctctctccccacttctctctcCCTTGCCAACTCCCCCAATTCCCAACACAGAGCCCCCATTCCTTCACCTTCCTCCGCGGTCCCGACACCTACCGACCCAGGAGAAATTCTTATCCCAGGCAGACCACATCTGGATGATGAAGAAGGGCGCCCAGCAAACGACGTAGGCCGTCACGATCACGAAGGTCATTTTCACGGTGCGGATCTTGGCGCGGGAAATGGTCTTCACGCTGCTGACACACCGTGCGTGCAGGACTCCTCGGTGCAAGGCGCCTTCGCCCGCGCCCTGGCGCCCCGCTGTCTTTCCGCGGACGTTGCCCCAGATGTGGTGGCAGATGAAACCGTAGCAGGTGCCCAGGATGACCACAGGCGCCACGAACACGCTGCCGGTCATCCAGGTCACGTAGGCCGGGAGACCCCAGGGCTGGATGAAGTTGGCCCAGCAGTCGTAGGTCTTGGTGACGTTGCTCACCTCGACCACGGAGAAGACGAAGTACTGCGGGGTGCTCAGCACGAAACTCAGCACCCAAGCGGCGGCGATCATGAGGCGCGAGCGGCGCGCGGGCTGCTGCAGCGTCTTCAGCGGGTGGCACACGGCGATGTAGCGATCGGCAGTCATGACCACCAGCATGTAGGCCGAGGCGAACATGGCGAACACCTGCATGTGCTTCACCACGCGGCACAGCCCGTCGGGTCCGCGGAAACGGTAGGTGATGTCCCAGCCCAGCTGGGGCAGCACCTGGAAGAAGGCGACGGCCAGGTCGGCCAGGCTGAGGTGGCGGATGAAGAGGTGCATGCGGGACGTCTTGCGAGGCGTGCGGTGCAACGCCAGCAGCACGCTGCTGTTACCCAGCACGGCCACCACGAAAATCACGGCCAGCACGGCAATCTCCAGCTTGGCCAGCTCCTCGTTGCGCGTGTCCGCCTGCGGGCCGCCGTCTTCCCCGAGCGCCTCCGAGTCCTCGCTGGTGTTGGCACCTCCGGCAGTCAGAGGCCACCACCGGCTGGAGTTGCTCGCGGGCCCCGCGCTGGGGCTCCCGGAGAATCGCATGCTGTCCATGCAGCGCCCCCTCGGTCTCCGCTGAGGCCCGTTCCCTTCCCGCCTCCTTGCGCGGTGCGCTCCCTCCTGGCCAGCGCTCACCGCCAGCCGGGCTCTGCTCCCTCTCTTGCAGGCGTCTCCGGGCGTAGAGTCCCACCAGCCAACTCAGCCGCTCTCGGTCGAGTCGCCCGTCTCTTTCCCTGCTCCGCCCTTTCTCAACTCCAGCGAAGCCTGGAAGGTGCGCTCCCAATCTCCGAATGCCCTGGACTCCAAACTCAAATTATTAATACGGAGTTTGTTTCTCCAGATCGCGCTCCCTCTCGCCCCAGTGGTTGGAGGCTGCTCGGTGCCTACTCTCGctacctccctctcctctccccccgGGATTTTCCTTTCTCCCAACTTCCTACGTCGGTGATTTGTCCTTTTTGCATCACTgctgcaggggtggggctggaAAGCGCGGATTCCTCGGCATATCGGTTGATGGTGATGCTTCCCCGCTcttctattaatttaaaaaaaagaaaaaagctcggAGAACTGGACGTGTCATAccttttcagggcttcccatCATTTTCTCAGGCCTCCGTCAAGAATCACCTTAACCCTGACTGTGACTTCAATAGACGCGGTACCTAGAAATCCAGAGTCCACTGCCCGCTCGGGTGCTCTTGAACCGGAATTTGGCGCGTGACGGCCACCTGCGCCAGCCGGGTTTTCTCCCTGCGCCGAGAGTCCGCCCACATCTGGAGAGCCAGTCTGGCTAACTTCATTCTCAGGACAACTCGACTACGGGAATTTCTCTTACCGCCCCgctcctctccaccctcctctGCAGTGtaacagtaactttttttttttttcccaaaaaaactgatttttatttttatttttttttaatttttttattttattttatttttaaactttacataactgtattagttttttgATGCCCGTTGTCTTGTC is from Bubalus bubalis isolate 160015118507 breed Murrah chromosome 4, NDDB_SH_1, whole genome shotgun sequence and encodes:
- the AVPR1A gene encoding vasopressin V1a receptor translates to MDSMRFSGSPSAGPASNSSRWWPLTAGGANTSEDSEALGEDGGPQADTRNEELAKLEIAVLAVIFVVAVLGNSSVLLALHRTPRKTSRMHLFIRHLSLADLAVAFFQVLPQLGWDITYRFRGPDGLCRVVKHMQVFAMFASAYMLVVMTADRYIAVCHPLKTLQQPARRSRLMIAAAWVLSFVLSTPQYFVFSVVEVSNVTKTYDCWANFIQPWGLPAYVTWMTGSVFVAPVVILGTCYGFICHHIWGNVRGKTAGRQGAGEGALHRGVLHARCVSSVKTISRAKIRTVKMTFVIVTAYVVCWAPFFIIQMWSAWDKNFSWVESENPATAIPALLASLNSCCNPWIYMFFSGHLLQDCAQSFPCCQNVKQTFTREDSDSMSRRPTSFTNTRSPTNSMGTWKDSPKSSKSIKFIPVST